In Gimesia panareensis, the genomic window GCAGTCCAACACCATCAATTTCCACGCGTTGAGACATTACCCTGATTTCTATTGTCTGACCAACACCCCGACAGGGGAGCTGGTGCAGGAGACTCTGAAGTTGTTTTGGCGAACCCTGATTATAAGCGTCATGGAGCGTATCTGTCAGGTCTCGACTTCCAGGATGGCTCAGAAATTGGTGTAAAAGGCGTAAGGAACTTTTTTTGTGGAAATTGTTAAGTCATTGAAAATGAAGAGGATAACAGCTCGCAGATCACATGTATGGCTACGTGATCAGTGGAAAAGATTTTGAGTAATCAAAAAATGCTTGGTAGAATGCATAGGTTTTCCACATTCAAATATGAATAACGTACCAGGCGTTATTTCATTTCTCGTTTGAGTTCACGCATACACATCGTATTGAAATCATTTCCTGTAACTGTTCTTTGTGTGACTCAAAAAATCTGGACTCTAAAATCGCCAATTTAGAAGGGGGGAAAAGCTATGGATAAGCCTGTACTCGCAAAGGACATCATGGTCACGAAGTTAGTTACCTTAACTCCGGACATGGATGTGCACGTGGCCATCGGGAAGCTGTTGAGTCATCGGATATCCGGTGCACCTGTACTGGACTCAGAACGCAGGTTACTGGGGGTCTTTTCTGAACGGTGTTGTATGGATGTGCTGATCAAAGCCAGCTATGAGCAGCTGCCTTCCACACAGATTTTTCCGTTTATTGACACGGCACCACGGTGCATCACGGAAGATACAGATCTGTTGACCATTGCCCAGATTTTCCAGAGTACACCGACGCGTCGACTGCCTGTCGTCCGCGACGGAAATTACCTGGTGGGCCAGATCAGTCGTCGTGATCTACTGAAGGCCGAACACACGAATCTACGCTTCAAGACCAATCTGCCTCAGGAAATCACCCTCCTGTATCTGAGTGGCATCATCAAGCGGGAAGAGTCGCCGATTGCCTGAGCGGCTGACTTTCGAATATTGAGAGTGAAAGAGTAAGAATTGCCTGGAGAAACCAGCTGAACACGTTTCAGCTGGTTTTTCTCGTTGCTGACGGTTTGATTTTCAGAGCTGGTCAACTAAAATCGGGCCAGCTCGTATTGCTGACAGACTGAACATTTCCGGTCGGCGGTGCGACCGCATCCAGTCAGATACCGATTCTATTCAGATAAAGCTAACTATTCGAAGGACTTGCAGCATGGACCAGGCAGAGATTTTACTCGACGCGGAAGAACGAATGGACAAAGCGGTTCACGTATTTCAGGGTCAGCTGCAGGGAATTCGCACGGGGCGGGCCACACCGGGTCTGGTGGATTCGATCCGCGTCGATTATTACGGTTCGCCAACACCATTAAAGCAGATGGCAAACGTGAGTGTTCCCGAGCCTCAGCAGATTCTGATTCGCCCCTTCGAT contains:
- a CDS encoding CBS domain-containing protein, translating into MDKPVLAKDIMVTKLVTLTPDMDVHVAIGKLLSHRISGAPVLDSERRLLGVFSERCCMDVLIKASYEQLPSTQIFPFIDTAPRCITEDTDLLTIAQIFQSTPTRRLPVVRDGNYLVGQISRRDLLKAEHTNLRFKTNLPQEITLLYLSGIIKREESPIA